A window of the Theileria parva strain Muguga chromosome 2, complete sequence, whole genome shotgun sequence genome harbors these coding sequences:
- the Sec63 gene encoding uncharacterized protein: protein MSQFRDTFTRGSKKDSVLSYDDFASRIFTSGFILCFLIPITIYLFKKWFFGKRPKLPAKLRLSDVHIESKKQACVKCECSFCRTRRAEESKKSLKFRDHFTFSRLFQFVLLATFWWIVVYLISGINPDDNIKRFDPFELLGLSTEATKKDIQKAYRHLSLKYHPDRNPNDPEMSAHFVLITKAYRTLTNEVSRMNYAKYGNPDGPGMMKIGIGLPRFLVDENNQIVILSLFFLLLLIVAPSLFLWYYRTQKNLTASGIRLETLQLIYYSLNENTRHKSLPEVYSCSSELSNIPYHSSEETELRKYFHILSDYKRKNISSETFRNFLLLLCHLNRIEDLSSQLKKSLNEVLKYSMLITHCMLDVALSKSWLLTFRSVIDFRRGILQGLLTRSESFYQIPHFTEYEINHVGRGKASSKSIEQYVKTDFKYKKGLNNLTEEQKQDVEEFCKYFPNVSLEVKVYVEDEDEIYEGDLVTVEVRLRRNNLKDKELIGPVHAPLFPYVKYEQYYVLLTFPLALNRDKDTSNHVHSNESRVNGVVSQDLFDLVEEVKGKDWENNLLLNFSMTTSREAEVVEKMQILAEKVGQNTICVTAVNDSYFGAEFSVLKKFYVNPLNLQKKYESFKIHPEDMKLDEDVNPITKMIGELLTAESSDEEEVEYIE, encoded by the exons ATGTCGCAGTTCAGGGATACATTTACGCGAGGGAGTAAGAAGGACTCCGTCCTTTCCTACGACGATTTTGCGTCCAGAATATTCACCAGCGGTTTCATTCTCTGCTTTTTAATACCAATTACAATATATCTATTTAAAAAGTGGTTTTTCGGGAAACGACCGAAACTTCCGGCGAAGTTGCGCCTGTCTGATGTACATATAGAGAGCAAGAAGCAAGCTTGCGTCAAATGTGAGTGCTCGTTTTGCAGAACGAGAAGAGCCGaagaatctaaaaaatcCCTCAAATTCAGAGACCATTTTACATTCTCTAGATTATTTCAATTCGTACTTCTAGCAACATTTTGGTGGATAGTTGTTTATTTGATTTCTG GAATTAATCCAgatgataatattaaaaggTTTGACCCTTTTGAACTGCTCGGTTTATCAACCGAAGCTACCAAGAAGGACATACAGAAGGCATACCGCCATCTGTCACTCAAATATCACCCTGATCGAAACCCCAATGACCCAGAAATGTCTGCACATTTCGTTCTAATCACTAAGGCATATAGGACGCTAACCAACGAG GTATCGAGAATGAACTATGCAAAGTATGGGAATCCGGACGGACCCGGTATGATGAAGATAGGAATAGGACTTCCAAG gttTCTGGTGGACGAGAATAACCAGATTGTCATATTATCCTTATTCTTCCTGCTCTTGCTAATAGTTGCTCCGTCACTCTTTCTGTGGTATTATCGCACCCAAAAAAATCTCACAG CTTCCGGGATCCGGTTGGAGACTTTGCAGCTGATATATTATTCATTGAACGAAAACACAAGACATAAGAGTCTGCCAGAAGTTTACTCATGTTCGTCAGAGTTGTCTAATATTCCGTACCATTCGAGCGAGGAGACGGAGCTCCGTAAatattttcacattttGAGTGATTATAAGAGGAAGAACATTTCCTCGGAGACCTTCAGGAACTTCTTGCTTCTACTTTGTCACCTTAACAGGATAGAAGATCTATCATCacaattaaaaaaatctcTAAACGAAGTCTTAAAATATAGCATGTTAATCACACACTGCATGCTCGACGTGGCGCTCTCAAAGAGCTGGCTGCTCACATTCAGGTCAGTGATAGACTTTAGGAGAGGAATCCTCCAAGGCCTGTTGACAAGATCGGAGTctttttaccaaattccCCACTTCACGGAGTACGAGATTAACCACGTGGGAAGAGGCAAAGCCAGCTCCAAGAGCATTGAACAGTATGTGAAAACggattttaaatataagaAAGGCTTGAACAACTTAACGGAGGAGCAGAAACAAGACGTTGAGGAGTTTTGCAAATACTTCCCAAATGTTTCGCTAGAAGTTAAAGTGTACGTCGAGGACGAGGATGAAATTTATGAGGGAGATTTAGTGACGGTGGAAGTTAGACTAAGAAGAAATAACTTGAAGGATAAAGAGTTAATTGGGCCAGTACACGCACCATTATTTCCATACGTAAAGTATGAGCAGTATTACGTCCTGTTAACTTTCCCGCTTGCTCTTAACAGGGATAAGGATACCTCAAATCACGTCCATTCAAATGAATCTAGAGTAAATGGAGTGGTTTCGCAAGATCTTTTCGACTTAGTCGAGGAAGTAAAAGGTAAGGATTGGGAGAATAACCTGCTGTTGAACTTTTCAATGACGACAAGCCGTGAGGCTGAGGTTGTGGAAAAAATGCAGATTTTAGCAGAGAAGGTGGGCCAAAACACTATTTGTGTAACTGCAGTTAACGACTCTTACTTTGGAGCTGAATTCTCAGTGCTTAAGAAGTTCTACGTTAACCCACTCAACTTGCAGAAAAAATACGAATCCTTTAAGATCCACCCTGAGGATATGAAACTCGACGAAGATGTTAACCCAATTACCAAGATGATTGGAGAGTTACTGACAGCTGAATCTTCAGATGAAGAGGAAGTTGAGTATATAGAATAA
- the tmem184A gene encoding Organic solute transporter Ostalpha family protein, with product MMEDFYSSFCMFLIGFLSLGISFFISTFTLLQHLLHYTSHRLQRYIVRILVFLPIYGVLTFILLLIPKLFDLLSMLRNIWEGFLIHSFLFLMLEYCGGETACGEAISKHPSVIRHLWPLSLIQFFSLNEDIPLNVGFVKRCKMCTIQYVISRLVFSLLLIGVHISGNKWSGTLSFFSSLILSISLYVALYSLALFYFAISSHPALAKANSLTKFFSLKLCFAFSFYQGLILDLFLRVSFERSVRIKSFVVLVETIIFALVQHNAYRVTEFYQPPNQQDFNSLNRFEGLTKYLQFCLDDLRTMKTSEGMGTIFSSAGKALDMSDFFTDTYYNISEKYKEHSIFVSHAVIDSDIVLDTNSQEAKEVELNTVDNFADFQKVKDEIDNDERCNEISKLEFI from the exons ATGATGGAAGATTTTTATAGTTCATTCTGTATGTTTCTTATCGGTTTCTTATCCTTGGGGATAAGCTTTTTCATTTCAACCTTTACTCTGCTCCAGCATCTTCTACATTACACTTCACATAGGCTCCAGAGGTACATTGTAAGGATTTTAGTTTTTCTTCCCATATACGGCG ttttaacGTTCATACTGCTTTTAATTCCAAAGTTATTTGACCTGTTGTCGATGCTGAGGAACATTTGGGAAGGGTTTTTAATTCATtcgtttttatttttgatgTTGGAGTACTGTGGAGGAGAAACAGCCTGCGGAGAAGCAATTTCTAAACACCCATCAGTGATAAGGCATTTATGGCCGCTGAGTCTTATACAGTTTTTCTCACTAAACGAGGATATTCCTCTGAACGTTGGATTTGTAAAGCGCTGTAAGATGTGCACAATTCAGTACGTGATATCCCGTCTAGTATTTTCTCTACTTCTGATAGGGGTTCACATCAGCGGTAATAAGTGGTCTGGAACCCTTTCATTTTTCTcatctttaattttaagtattaGTTTGTATGTTGCACTTTACTCCTTGGCTCTTTTTTACTTTGCAATTAGCAGTCATCCAGCTCTGGCAAAGGCGAATTCACTCACAAAGTTCTTTTCCCTAAAGCTTTGTTTTGCATTTTCATTTTACCAAGGGTTAATTTTGGATCTCTTCTTGAGAGTGTCATTTGAGCGCTCAGTGAGGATAAAATCGTTTGTAGTTTTGGTGGAAACTATTATTTTTGCGCTGGTTCAGCATAACGCATATCGGGTAACTGAGTTCTACCAGCCGCCAAACCAGCAAGATTTTAACAGTTTGAACAGATTTGAGGGCCTTACCAAATACCTTCAATTCTGCCTGGACGACCTCAGGACGATGAAGACTTCTGAGGGAATGGGCACTATATTTTCAAGTGCTGGAAAGGCGCTTGACATGTCAGACTTTTTCACCGATACGTACTATAACATTAGTGAAAAGTACAAGGAACACTCGATTTTCGTATCACACGCAGTTATTGACTCGGATATTGTGCTAGACACAAACTCCCAAGAGGCTAAGGAGGTTGAGCTGAACACCGTGGATAACTTTGCGGACTTCCAGAAGGTCAAGGACGAAATCGACAATGACGAACGTTGTAATGAAATCTCTAAGCTTgagtttatttaa
- the pkaR gene encoding Cyclic nucleotide-binding domain protein has translation MASSDEYEFDEAMKLARANPRLSVSAEVFGDNHSKSKVVIPNYEKTPQEQAKIMEMIKSCFLFSGVTSSGLDLLVKAFDFKAANAGDVLIKQGDDGDKLYLIESGTVEVTKKSASGAEEFLCTLTDGDYFGELALMYNSPRAATVVAKTEMHLWTLDRTTFNHVVRMAVIKKREKYDSILAKLDLFKKVGPYDRCRLADALVERTYEDETVIKQGEPGSSLFMVLEGQAESFVENKLVKSYNPGDYFGEIGFILKKPRASTVKAKGKCLFVELERENFINLLGPMEDVLNKNIKNYKKVLEELKLENKQLKSLGHQ, from the exons atGGCTTCTTCTGACGAATACGAATTTGAtgag GCCATGAAACTAGCCCGCGCCAATCCCAGGCTATCTGTTTCCGCTGAAGTATTTGGCGACAACCATAGCAAGTCAAAGGTTGTGATCCCC AACTACGAGAAAACTCCTCAAGAACAGGCCAAGATCATGGAAATGATCAAAAGTTGTTTCCTCTTCTCT ggtGTTACTTCATCTGGTTTGGATCTTTTGGTGAAAGCCTTTGACTTCAAAGCAGCAAA TGCCGGCGATGTCCTGATTAAGCAGGGCGATGACGGAGATAAGCTGTACCTGATCGAATCAGGAACCGTTGAAGTCACCAAGAAATCC gcCTCTGGTGCTGAGGAATTTCTTTGCACTCTGACTGATGGCGACTACTTTGGCGAGTTGGCCCTGAT GTACAATTCCCCAAGGGCTGCAACTGTCGTTGCTAAGACTGAAATGCACCTTTGGACTTTGGACAGGACCACCTTCAACCACGTCGTGAGAATGGCGGTGATTAAGAAGAGGGAGAAGTACGACTCAATTCTCGCAAAACTCGACCTCTTCAAGAAAGTCGGCCCCTATGACCGTTGCAGACTCGCTGACGCCTTAGTTGAGAGGACTTATGAGGACGAGACTGTTATCAAACAAGGCGAGCCTGGCTCAAGTCTCTTCATGGTCCTTGAAGGACAGGCTGAATCCTTTGTTGAGAACAAACTTGTCAAGTCTTACAATccag GAGACTATTTTGGCGAGATTGGTTTCATCCTAAAGAAACCAAGAGCCTCAACAGTTAAGGCAAAG GGGAAATGCTTGTTTGTTGAGTTGGAGAGGGAGAACTTCATTAACCTCCTCGGCCCCATGGAGGACGTTTTGAACAAAAACATCAAGAATTACAAGAAGGTCCTTGAGGAGCTCAAACTCGAAAACAAACAACTGAAATCGCTCGGACACCAATAA
- a CDS encoding putative integral membrane protein produces the protein MNSPFHKLLMKSQGTFINRPLVSYYFLLSYYYSLLASTIGFFSTLFYSPSVYHTGKVGERVPTLNAVREVEELLKHHGFLNDGTSEEAYNSQNYLDTFSFDFKNVMKNKEEKLKNSTISSDGDTTFITDDCPISDEDDDFSLSDLDEFVSLMQNCKMEE, from the exons atgaactCCCCTTTCCATAAACTCTTAATGAAGAGCCAAGGGACGTTTATTAACAGACCCTTGGtttcatattattttctCCTCTCATATTATTACTCCTTACTTGCAAGCACTATCGGTTTCTTTAGTACACTG TTCTATAGTCCTTCAGTCTACCACACTGGAAAAGTCGGAG aaaGAGTTCCAACTTTGAATGCAGTACGTGAAGTTGAAGAGCTTTTAAAGCATCATGGATTTTTAAACGATGGTACATCGGAAGAGGCTTACAACTCCCAAAATTACCTGGATACATTttcatttgattttaaaaatgtaatgaaaaataaggAGGAAAAACTCAAGAACTCCACCATTTCAAGTGATGGAGATACAAC GTTTATTACTGATGACTGTCCCATTAGTGATGAGGATGATGATTTTTCGTTGTCAGACTTGGACGAATTCGTCTCTTTAATgcaaaattgtaaaatggAAGAATAA
- the dbp4 gene encoding DEAD/DEAH box helicase family protein: MESEKTDSAEVELTSDRFDDLDIDDKTKKVLKSKGYVYLTKVQSKVLPLALSGKNLVIQSPTGSGKTLCFLLPTVKHLFDEGYSGNLPIDANLLGCICLAPTRELASQIALQMKDLANPLKLNSGCCIGGVRDKYDKKNANRLHILTGTPGRILALLSSQSLPETHNIKILIMDEADRLIDVGFRDDIISIVDFLPTDIQFLFFSATIKSSLKELCDLLLKDVSYELVCLGSDSDGISESNLRQELVLMSPKLKFSALFYILSKNQNKRIIVFLSTCKLVRFAYEVFKRLIPAVPMTELHGKQSQNKRLTQFTRFAAKQNHGCIFTTDLAARGIDFPAVDIVVQFDLPDSTTTYTHRVGRAGRLSVEGFRNYGRTVIFISDHESDFVKLLKTHIPNKSSKGTTVVHDVTKLMVPLIERREGYVTRKMQAILAKEAWIKEMAQRALVAHLRYVTTRALLRPNNNQIIEEINQLSISMGLPYSPNIQLTNGDSNGAQVQSGKKSKLSKLKNKIKQKKLKNAIDTEELDQKTDSDEKADEVLYLSKSCVNDDIDLHANLVKDPEREIKRKLTSSRNKLRLNRRGIAKIRGVVTLKEAEQNHVFFSDDERVDEGGDKSEYISKLQTEISQNDQFDKVNYNQIRRETKKAKQS, from the exons ATGGAATCTGAGAAAACTGATTCTGCAGAAGTTGAGCTGACTTCTGACAGATTTGATGATTTGGATATCGACGATAAGACTAAAAAAGTTTTAAAGAGCAAAGGATATGTATACTTGACAAAAGTACAGAGTAAAGTCCTTCCCTTAGCACTTTCAGGGAAGAATCTGGTTATCCAATCACCAACTGGATCAGGGAAAACACTTTGCTTCCTATTACCG ACAGTGAAGCATTTGTTTGACGAGGGATACAGCGGGAACCTACCAATAGATGCTAACCTTTTAGGATGTATTTGTTTAGCACCAACTAGAGAATTGGCAAGTCAAATAGCATTACAGATGAAGGACTTAGCAAACCCTCTAAAGCTTAACTCAGGATGCTGTATAGGAGGAGTTAGAGATAAATACGATAAGAAAAACGCCAACAGACTTCACATCTTGACTGGAACACCAGGAAGAATACTGGCGCTTTTAAGTAGCCAATCGTTACCGGAGACTcacaatattaaaattttaa TAATGGATGAGGCGGATAGATTAATCGATGTTGGATTTCGAGATGACATCATAAGCATAGTTGATTTCTTGCCAACCGATATACAATTTCTGTTTTTTAGTGCCACCATAAAGTCATCGTTAAAGGAGCTCTGTGATTTATTGTTAAAGGACGTCAGCTATGAACTTGTGTGTTTAGGGTCAGATTCCGATGGAATTTCAGAGTCTAATTTAAGGCAGGAACTGGTGTTGATGAGTCCTAAACTGAAGTTTTCAGCTCTTTTTTACATCCTGTCCAAAAACCAAAACAAGAGAATTATAGTGTTTCTATCCACTTGTAAGCTGGTTAGGTTTGCCTACGAAGTTTTCAAACGACTTATTCCAGCTGTCCCAATGACTGAACTCCACGGAAAACAGAGCCAAAACAAGCGTCTAACACAGTTTACAAGGTTTGCAGCAAAACAGAACCATGGGTGTATATTCACAACTGACCTCGCTGCAAGGGGAATTGATTTCCCAGCCGTAGATATTGTGGTTCAGTTTGACCTACCAGATTCCACAACCACTTACACACACAGAGTTGGAAGAGCAGGACGTTTGTCAGTTGAAGGGTTTAGGAATTACGGGAGAacagtaatttttatttctgaTCATGAATCTGACTTTGTTAAGCTTCTTAAAACCCACATTCCCAATAAAAGTTCTAAGGGGACCACTGTAGTACACGATGTTACTAAATTAATGGTTCCGCTGATAGAGAGGAGAGAAGGTTATGTGACTAGGAAGATGCAGGCAATATTGGCAAAAGAAGCGTGGATCAAGGAAATGGCTCAGAGAGCACTGGTGGCGCATCTTCGGTATGTTACCACGAGAGCCTTACTACGGCCAAATAACAACCAAATCATTGAGGAAATTAACCAACTTTCAATTTCCATGGGCTTACCATATTCTCCAAACATACAACTTACCAATGGTGATTCTAACGGTGCCCAGGTACAGAGTGGAAAGAAGAGcaaattgagtaaattaaagaacaaaatcaaacagaaaaaacttaaaaatgCCATTGATACAGAGGAATTGGATCAGAAAACTGATTCTGATGAAAAAGCTGATGAAGTTTTGTATTTGAGTAAGTCGTGTGTTAATGACGATATTGACTTGCACGCCAATTTGGTAAAAGACCCTGAACGTGAAATCAAGCGTAAACTTACAAGTTCAAGGAACAAATTAAGGCTAAATAGAAGAGGCATAGCAAAGATTAGAGGTGTAGTCACACTTAAAGAAGCTGAACAAAACCACGTGTTCTTTTCTGACGATGAACGTGTTGATGAAGGTGGGGATAAGTCTGAGTATATTTCAAAGTTACAGACTGAAATTAGTCAAAATGATCAATTTGACAAGGTTAACTATAACCAAATAAGAAGAGAAACTAAAAAAGCAAAACAATCTTAA